In one window of Massilibacterium senegalense DNA:
- a CDS encoding spore germination protein, translated as MKAKESTDIFPEPEKNEQFFKQHVGIGTTFDVGLRTFTIYRKTIQLYYVNGLSESLFIMNLIKEVVNLNENHPKITDVKSLIQNRLIHQQVSSIHSLDEATDKLLSGLIIILVEGETEGFAIDVRQYPGRSPEEPDTEKVVRGARDGYTENIIVNTALTRRRIRDERLRNEMVQVGERSKTDICISYLQDVADPGLVKTIKTEIENMSIDGLPMGDKTLEEFLVKQGLFPFPLVRYTERPDVAVSHLLEGHVLIFVDTSPSIMITPTTFFHHVQHAEEFRQNRAIGIYLRWIRFIGIFASLFLLPLWYLYVLEPDLLPKMLDFIGPDKKSDIPIFVQLIVAELGIDLLRMAAIHTPTPLSTAMGLVAAVLIGQIAVDVGLFIREVILYIALATMGTFATPSYELSIANKIARLVLLTLVGLFQVPGFMIGVTLLVLLLVSKKSFHAPYFWPLIPFEGRALFNIFIRQPLSKEKERPSIVHPQNKLREPE; from the coding sequence ATGAAAGCAAAGGAAAGCACAGACATTTTTCCCGAACCAGAAAAAAATGAACAATTTTTCAAACAACATGTAGGGATAGGTACCACATTTGATGTTGGTTTACGAACATTTACGATTTATCGAAAAACCATCCAATTATATTATGTAAATGGCTTATCAGAATCGTTATTTATTATGAATTTAATAAAAGAAGTGGTCAATTTAAATGAAAATCATCCGAAAATAACCGATGTGAAATCGCTCATTCAAAATCGGCTTATTCATCAACAAGTATCGAGTATCCATTCGCTAGACGAAGCAACCGATAAATTGTTGTCCGGATTAATTATTATATTAGTAGAAGGAGAAACGGAAGGTTTTGCAATTGATGTACGACAATATCCTGGTCGTTCTCCAGAAGAACCAGATACAGAAAAAGTAGTTCGCGGGGCACGCGATGGATATACAGAAAATATTATCGTCAATACAGCATTAACACGCAGACGAATCCGAGATGAACGATTACGAAATGAGATGGTACAAGTAGGCGAACGTTCCAAAACGGATATTTGCATTAGTTATTTACAAGATGTTGCAGATCCCGGGTTAGTAAAAACAATCAAAACAGAGATTGAAAATATGTCTATTGATGGGTTACCAATGGGCGATAAAACATTGGAAGAATTTTTAGTGAAACAAGGGTTGTTTCCTTTTCCACTTGTCCGTTATACGGAGCGACCAGATGTGGCAGTTAGTCATTTATTAGAAGGGCACGTTTTAATTTTTGTAGATACATCCCCTAGTATTATGATTACACCAACGACGTTTTTTCATCACGTCCAACACGCTGAAGAATTTCGCCAAAACCGGGCAATAGGCATTTATTTGCGTTGGATTCGGTTTATTGGAATATTCGCTTCTTTATTTTTGCTTCCGTTATGGTACTTGTATGTGTTAGAGCCAGATTTACTACCAAAAATGCTTGATTTTATTGGACCTGATAAAAAATCCGATATTCCTATTTTTGTTCAATTGATTGTGGCGGAGCTCGGAATTGATTTGCTCCGAATGGCAGCCATCCACACACCAACTCCTTTATCGACTGCAATGGGACTAGTGGCAGCAGTATTGATTGGTCAAATAGCTGTTGACGTGGGGTTATTTATCCGAGAAGTCATTTTATATATTGCGCTTGCCACAATGGGGACGTTTGCTACTCCGAGTTATGAATTAAGTATTGCCAATAAAATAGCTCGTCTTGTGTTATTAACATTAGTTGGATTATTCCAAGTACCAGGATTTATGATTGGGGTTACACTATTAGTCCTGTTATTAGTAAGTAAGAAATCCTTTCATGCTCCTTATTTTTGGCCGCTTATTCCGTTTGAAGGACGTGCATTATTCAATATCTTTATTCGACAACCGTTATCCAAAGAAAAAGAACGCCCAAGCATTGTCCATCCACAAAATAAATTACGCGAACCAGAATGA
- a CDS encoding SpoVA/SpoVAEb family sporulation membrane protein: protein MNFVIVFFIGGVFGLFGQLLLLNRHVTMLHGWLIFLAIGALLQYFSLYDSFLSWAKGALIVSLLSFFQYMDLFFLVPFLTWVISFSILAYGMGKPSKRGEWS from the coding sequence ATGAATTTTGTAATAGTATTTTTCATCGGCGGAGTGTTCGGGTTATTTGGACAACTGCTTTTGCTGAATCGACATGTGACAATGCTGCACGGGTGGCTCATTTTTCTTGCAATCGGAGCATTGTTACAATATTTCTCCTTATACGACAGCTTTCTTAGTTGGGCGAAAGGAGCGCTTATCGTATCGTTGCTTAGTTTTTTTCAGTACATGGATTTGTTTTTTCTCGTTCCATTTTTAACGTGGGTCATTAGTTTTTCTATCCTAGCATACGGAATGGGAAAACCGTCAAAAAGAGGTGAATGGTCATGA
- a CDS encoding beta-ketoacyl-[acyl-carrier-protein] synthase family protein, with translation MLKKIGKTSYVLQNPIYIESTGLCVGPEEKKGPLGYFFSRYFHDLYGGYKSFELAERGLMLEAVDECFKKRNIAERDIDAFLAGDLLFHNGTSSYVARELAIPYMGMASACSTITEAMIMAAFMLQTNDCHRVLVAVSSHFGSAERQFRYPPTFGAEKKQTANTTATGAGAAIISKTEQEVMMTAFTMGQVQDMNQTDPSQMGSIMAPAAVHTMLQCIKDYPGSLNDFDWIVTGDLGRHGSVLFRTLLLKEGIDVEGKHVDCGMLLLHPERKYYAGASGCATPALVMFSYFFEHLKQKKMTRILFLATGTLLNAALVKQGESIPAISHAIVLERREEG, from the coding sequence GTGTTAAAAAAAATCGGAAAAACATCGTATGTGTTACAAAATCCTATATATATTGAATCGACGGGGTTGTGTGTGGGACCAGAAGAAAAAAAGGGCCCGCTTGGTTATTTTTTTTCTCGCTATTTCCATGACCTGTATGGTGGATATAAAAGTTTTGAATTAGCAGAACGAGGATTAATGTTAGAAGCGGTAGATGAATGTTTTAAAAAAAGAAACATTGCCGAACGAGATATTGATGCCTTTTTAGCAGGTGATTTACTTTTTCATAATGGTACAAGTTCGTATGTTGCTCGCGAGCTAGCGATTCCGTATATGGGAATGGCTAGTGCTTGTTCCACGATTACAGAAGCAATGATTATGGCAGCTTTTATGTTACAAACGAATGATTGTCATCGAGTGTTAGTAGCGGTGAGTAGTCATTTTGGTAGTGCAGAGCGACAATTTCGTTACCCACCAACCTTTGGTGCAGAAAAAAAACAAACAGCGAATACGACAGCAACTGGGGCGGGAGCAGCTATTATTAGTAAAACAGAACAAGAAGTAATGATGACAGCTTTTACGATGGGACAAGTACAAGATATGAATCAAACTGACCCATCTCAAATGGGAAGTATTATGGCACCTGCAGCGGTTCATACGATGTTGCAATGTATCAAAGATTATCCCGGTTCTCTCAATGACTTTGATTGGATTGTGACAGGTGATTTAGGAAGACATGGATCTGTTTTATTCCGAACACTGCTTTTAAAAGAAGGAATAGATGTAGAAGGAAAACACGTTGATTGTGGGATGTTATTGTTACATCCAGAGCGTAAATATTATGCAGGTGCAAGTGGATGTGCTACTCCAGCACTTGTGATGTTTAGTTATTTTTTCGAACATTTAAAACAAAAAAAGATGACGCGAATTTTATTTTTAGCCACTGGTACATTATTAAATGCTGCATTAGTGAAGCAAGGGGAATCGATTCCAGCAATTAGTCATGCTATCGTGTTAGAACGAAGGGAGGAAGGGTAA
- a CDS encoding SpoVA/SpoVAEb family sporulation membrane protein: protein MNQTQLYKRTVSATKPKEPIGTRLFLSFVLSGLLSVLTECGIILIQRIFLVSMDIAIYSVIIAWMVISLLGTKMYLFRKLSFLAAGGIMFSILGFFNVVFSAAIDARKEGWIKGATPKIFEQIAVFLMFYYFVQWIFLSKG, encoded by the coding sequence ATGAATCAAACACAATTATATAAGCGAACGGTTTCGGCGACAAAACCGAAAGAACCGATTGGAACTAGGTTGTTTCTCTCTTTTGTGTTGTCTGGTTTATTATCTGTACTTACGGAATGTGGAATTATCCTCATACAACGTATATTCCTTGTATCAATGGATATTGCTATTTACTCCGTTATAATCGCATGGATGGTTATAAGCTTACTAGGAACAAAAATGTACCTGTTTCGAAAATTAAGTTTTTTGGCCGCTGGAGGAATTATGTTTTCTATACTTGGTTTTTTTAATGTTGTTTTTAGCGCTGCCATAGATGCTAGAAAAGAAGGGTGGATAAAAGGAGCGACACCAAAAATTTTCGAACAAATTGCTGTTTTTTTAATGTTTTATTATTTTGTGCAATGGATTTTTTTAAGCAAAGGATGA
- a CDS encoding stage V sporulation protein AB, whose protein sequence is MIAIVVIIGLSGGLAVGTGYVAFLSVLGILPRLMQLSKTNFFIRGYEVAIIIGSMIGCFVSFTTVHFHVGKAFVLFVGALCGIFIGLLAAALTEVLNVLPILAKRIYADHAVLWFLSALALGKMAGSLFQWLYFIWK, encoded by the coding sequence ATGATAGCCATTGTGGTAATCATCGGTTTAAGTGGCGGATTGGCAGTTGGTACAGGATATGTGGCTTTTTTATCTGTGCTTGGAATTTTGCCACGGCTAATGCAACTGTCAAAAACGAACTTTTTTATTCGTGGATATGAAGTAGCGATTATTATCGGTTCGATGATTGGTTGTTTCGTTAGTTTTACTACGGTTCATTTTCATGTTGGGAAAGCTTTCGTGCTATTTGTTGGTGCTTTATGTGGTATATTTATCGGTTTATTAGCAGCTGCATTAACAGAAGTATTAAATGTATTACCAATTTTAGCGAAACGAATTTATGCAGATCATGCTGTTCTTTGGTTTTTATCTGCTCTTGCGCTAGGAAAAATGGCTGGATCTCTATTTCAATGGTTATATTTCATTTGGAAATAA
- a CDS encoding stage V sporulation protein AA: MDTKQRLYLHYVNRIQVEAEEIITLGKVATLYMKDEQKKQLLRQLPIKKVNKDDGRFSIISTLSVMERIHQWDATIEVISYGETEIVIEQKDKKKLLKPFWIFLIWWLLFIGSGLAIMNFHEDVSMKAVHEKLYYILTGERTNQLYWLQVPYSIGIAVGMVLFFNHIFKKRFNDEPSPLEVEMFNYQEDLDRYVKTTEQKYGEKR; the protein is encoded by the coding sequence GTGGATACAAAACAACGACTATACCTTCACTATGTCAATCGAATACAAGTAGAAGCTGAGGAAATCATTACACTAGGAAAAGTAGCAACGTTATACATGAAAGATGAGCAAAAAAAACAATTGTTACGACAACTACCGATTAAAAAAGTGAACAAAGATGACGGGCGTTTTAGTATAATATCCACTTTATCTGTGATGGAACGAATTCATCAATGGGATGCGACGATTGAAGTGATTTCATATGGAGAAACAGAAATCGTCATTGAACAAAAAGATAAAAAAAAATTACTAAAGCCTTTTTGGATTTTTTTAATCTGGTGGTTACTTTTTATTGGAAGCGGATTAGCTATCATGAATTTTCATGAAGATGTGAGCATGAAAGCGGTACATGAAAAATTATATTATATTTTAACCGGCGAACGAACGAATCAATTATATTGGTTGCAAGTACCATATTCTATAGGAATTGCGGTAGGAATGGTTTTATTTTTTAACCATATATTCAAAAAACGTTTCAATGATGAACCGAGCCCGTTAGAAGTAGAAATGTTTAACTACCAAGAAGATTTAGATCGCTATGTGAAAACAACGGAACAAAAATATGGAGAAAAAAGATGA
- the sigF gene encoding RNA polymerase sporulation sigma factor SigF has translation MEVELKRSVPLKDEEVKSLIKQAQEGNASARDQLIEHNLRLVWSVVQRFLNRGYEADDLFQIGCIGLVKAVDKFDLSYDVRFSTYAVPMIIGEIRRFIRDDGTIKVSRSLKELHHKIRQSKETLTKQLHRNPTIQEIADDLNISKEELVLAEEAGKTPTSIHETVFENDGDPIYLLDQLTEKSESMWFDKLALHQLLEELQERERLIVYLRYFKDQTQAEIAERLGISQVQVSRLEKKILRQLKDQMSK, from the coding sequence ATGGAAGTGGAATTAAAGCGTAGCGTCCCGTTAAAAGATGAAGAGGTAAAATCGTTAATTAAACAAGCACAAGAAGGAAATGCATCTGCACGAGACCAATTAATTGAACATAATTTACGGTTGGTTTGGTCGGTCGTGCAACGTTTTTTAAATCGGGGATATGAAGCGGATGATTTGTTTCAAATTGGTTGTATTGGATTAGTAAAAGCAGTCGATAAATTTGACCTTTCTTATGATGTCCGTTTTTCGACGTATGCGGTACCGATGATTATTGGAGAAATTAGGCGATTTATTCGGGATGATGGCACGATTAAGGTGTCCAGGTCCTTAAAAGAATTACATCATAAAATTCGTCAATCAAAAGAAACGTTAACAAAACAGTTACATCGAAATCCAACAATCCAAGAAATTGCCGACGATTTAAATATATCGAAAGAAGAACTTGTGTTAGCAGAAGAAGCGGGAAAAACGCCAACATCCATTCATGAAACAGTATTTGAAAATGACGGAGATCCAATCTATTTGCTTGATCAATTAACAGAAAAATCAGAATCCATGTGGTTTGATAAGCTAGCCTTACATCAGCTTTTAGAAGAGTTACAAGAAAGAGAACGATTAATTGTGTATTTACGTTATTTTAAAGATCAAACACAAGCGGAAATTGCCGAACGGTTAGGTATTTCGCAAGTGCAAGTATCGAGATTAGAGAAAAAAATATTACGTCAGTTAAAAGACCAAATGAGCAAGTAG
- the spoIIAB gene encoding anti-sigma F factor translates to MRNEMKLEFLAKSENESFARVTVAAFISQLDPTLDELTEIKTVVSEAVTNAIIHGYNNEETGRVYVHVILEDGVVMITIQDHGVGIGNIEQAREPLFTTKPELERSGMGFTIMENFMDEMKIESAPSSGTTVHLVKVLSKSKALCN, encoded by the coding sequence ATGAGAAATGAAATGAAGCTTGAGTTTTTAGCAAAAAGCGAAAACGAATCATTTGCTCGCGTGACTGTCGCAGCTTTTATTTCCCAACTCGATCCAACGTTAGATGAATTGACCGAAATTAAAACAGTCGTATCAGAAGCGGTAACAAATGCGATTATTCACGGCTATAACAACGAGGAAACAGGGCGAGTGTACGTACACGTTATATTAGAAGACGGGGTTGTGATGATTACGATTCAAGATCACGGAGTAGGAATTGGGAATATTGAACAAGCACGTGAGCCTTTATTTACAACAAAGCCAGAGTTAGAACGTTCTGGTATGGGGTTTACGATTATGGAGAATTTTATGGATGAAATGAAAATCGAATCTGCTCCATCGAGCGGAACAACGGTTCACCTTGTGAAAGTGCTGTCAAAATCAAAAGCGTTGTGTAATTAA
- the spoIIAA gene encoding anti-sigma F factor antagonist has translation MGLHIDLEKIEETLVVRLIGELDHHTAKMLRERMEQMMSREQITHLVFNLKGLQFMDSSGLGVLLGRYKQVDAIGGKLIVCHVSQEIDKLFEMSGIYKIIPVEKNEEEALKRVGVWV, from the coding sequence ATGGGTCTACATATCGACCTCGAAAAAATAGAAGAAACGTTAGTCGTCCGTTTAATTGGTGAGTTAGATCATCATACTGCAAAAATGTTACGGGAAAGAATGGAACAAATGATGAGTCGAGAACAAATTACGCACCTTGTATTTAACTTAAAAGGTCTTCAGTTCATGGATAGTTCGGGATTAGGGGTGCTTCTCGGACGTTACAAACAAGTAGATGCAATTGGTGGTAAATTAATTGTTTGTCACGTATCACAAGAAATTGATAAATTGTTTGAAATGAGCGGGATCTATAAAATTATCCCGGTGGAAAAAAATGAAGAAGAAGCATTAAAAAGAGTAGGGGTGTGGGTGTAG
- a CDS encoding D-alanyl-D-alanine carboxypeptidase family protein — MRKKIVAISLLIFLCSGTISDAKEMEIPAPSVILIERDTGVVLTEKNSHEQLPPASMTKIMTMILIMEALDEKKITLKEEVVASERAASMGGSQIFLEAGEVMTVNDLLKGVAIASGNDASVALAEHLYGSEEAFVKQMNKKAKQLGLKNTHFENATGLPAKNHYSSAYDMAKMAKELLKHEKIIDYTKQYEDYLRKGTDREFWLVNTNRLVRFFDEVDGLKTGYTSEAKYCLTATAKKGDMRVISVVMGAESPKERNKMTMDLFAYAFSSFETKKQYTKGSVVRNVPIEKAKQQTISIVTNEDVSILTKKGQTEKWEESIHLDELTLPIKKGQKVGKLTLKQEGKVMVETDLIAKETIEEASVFTFFTRSLRSLTHR, encoded by the coding sequence ATGAGGAAAAAAATAGTGGCAATTAGTCTGCTTATTTTTTTATGTAGTGGAACAATTAGTGATGCAAAAGAAATGGAAATCCCAGCACCCTCCGTAATCTTAATAGAGCGAGATACGGGTGTTGTGTTAACCGAAAAAAATAGTCATGAGCAATTACCACCAGCAAGTATGACGAAAATTATGACGATGATTCTTATTATGGAAGCATTAGATGAGAAAAAAATAACCTTAAAAGAAGAAGTGGTAGCTAGTGAACGAGCAGCCTCTATGGGGGGCTCACAAATCTTTTTAGAAGCGGGAGAAGTAATGACGGTAAACGATTTATTAAAAGGAGTGGCCATTGCATCAGGAAATGATGCATCCGTAGCGCTAGCAGAACATTTATACGGAAGCGAAGAAGCATTCGTTAAACAAATGAATAAAAAGGCGAAACAATTAGGATTAAAAAATACGCACTTTGAAAATGCTACGGGATTACCAGCAAAAAATCATTACAGCAGTGCATATGATATGGCAAAAATGGCGAAAGAATTATTAAAACATGAAAAAATTATCGATTATACGAAGCAATACGAAGATTATTTACGCAAAGGAACAGATAGGGAATTTTGGTTAGTAAATACGAATCGTCTTGTCCGTTTTTTTGATGAGGTAGATGGGTTAAAAACAGGATATACGAGTGAAGCAAAATATTGTTTAACGGCAACTGCTAAAAAAGGAGATATGAGAGTCATTAGCGTCGTAATGGGAGCCGAAAGTCCAAAAGAGCGAAATAAAATGACAATGGACTTATTTGCATATGCCTTTTCTTCTTTTGAAACGAAGAAACAATATACAAAAGGATCGGTTGTGAGAAATGTTCCGATTGAAAAGGCAAAACAACAAACGATTTCGATAGTAACAAACGAAGACGTGTCCATTTTAACAAAAAAAGGACAAACGGAAAAATGGGAAGAGTCGATTCATCTAGATGAACTTACACTTCCAATCAAGAAAGGACAAAAAGTAGGGAAGTTAACGTTAAAACAAGAAGGAAAAGTAATGGTTGAGACAGATTTAATCGCAAAAGAAACGATAGAAGAAGCAAGTGTGTTCACCTTTTTTACTCGGTCATTACGTTCTTTAACCCATCGTTAA
- a CDS encoding pyrimidine-nucleoside phosphorylase gives MRMIEWIEKKRNGFSLTKQEIEQMIQAYTAGVVPDYQMSAFLMAVYFKGMTVEESAYLTMAMAQSGDQMDLSPIDGIKVDKHSTGGVGDKVSLVLGPLVASCGGKVAKMSGRGLGHTGGTIDKLESFPGFQVAIPKETFFDLVNTHGISIIGQSAQLTPADKKMYALRDVTATVDSIPLIASSIMSKKIAAGADAIVLDVKCGNGAFMKTQQEAAALAELMVNIGGRVGRQTIAVISNMAEPLGHAVGNILEVKEAIATLNGEGPADVLELCLTLGSYMLLLSKKAATIEEARAQLQTAIVSGKALEKFRTFVLNQGGDKTYIDHPEKWGDTKFQVDIQASFTGYIEQIDAHAIGIAAMKLGAGRATKESTIDHQVGIIIHKKIGDEVHPYTVIATIYVNNESYKESVQLVKDAFSYSTSIVEKPTVLLQVIQ, from the coding sequence ATGAGAATGATAGAGTGGATTGAAAAAAAACGAAATGGTTTTTCGTTAACAAAACAAGAGATAGAACAAATGATACAAGCTTATACTGCAGGTGTGGTTCCAGATTATCAAATGTCTGCTTTTTTAATGGCAGTTTATTTTAAAGGAATGACGGTAGAAGAAAGTGCTTATTTAACAATGGCGATGGCTCAAAGTGGCGATCAGATGGATTTATCACCCATTGATGGAATTAAAGTCGATAAACATAGTACAGGCGGAGTGGGAGATAAAGTAAGTTTAGTGCTAGGTCCGTTAGTGGCCTCTTGTGGCGGAAAAGTAGCAAAAATGAGCGGCAGAGGTCTCGGCCATACTGGTGGTACAATTGATAAATTAGAATCATTTCCAGGATTTCAAGTAGCGATTCCAAAAGAGACTTTTTTTGACCTAGTAAATACACATGGTATCTCTATCATTGGACAAAGTGCTCAATTGACGCCTGCAGATAAAAAAATGTACGCGTTGAGGGATGTAACGGCAACAGTCGATTCCATTCCTCTAATTGCAAGCTCCATCATGAGTAAAAAAATTGCTGCAGGTGCAGATGCGATTGTGTTAGATGTAAAATGTGGGAATGGGGCATTTATGAAAACGCAACAAGAAGCAGCAGCATTAGCAGAGTTAATGGTGAATATAGGGGGAAGAGTAGGAAGGCAAACGATTGCGGTTATTTCTAACATGGCAGAACCGCTCGGTCATGCAGTGGGAAACATACTCGAAGTAAAAGAAGCGATTGCTACTTTAAACGGGGAAGGTCCAGCGGATGTGCTGGAATTATGTCTAACATTAGGAAGTTACATGTTACTTTTAAGTAAAAAAGCCGCCACGATAGAAGAAGCACGCGCACAATTACAAACAGCTATTGTGTCAGGAAAAGCATTAGAAAAGTTTCGTACCTTTGTCCTCAATCAAGGCGGGGATAAAACATATATTGACCATCCTGAAAAATGGGGAGATACGAAATTTCAAGTTGATATCCAAGCATCATTTACAGGATACATTGAACAAATAGATGCACATGCCATTGGGATAGCCGCAATGAAACTTGGGGCCGGAAGAGCAACAAAAGAATCGACAATCGATCATCAAGTAGGAATTATTATCCACAAAAAAATAGGAGATGAAGTCCATCCATATACCGTTATTGCTACAATTTATGTAAACAATGAATCATATAAAGAAAGCGTCCAATTAGTGAAAGATGCTTTTTCATATTCAACCAGTATAGTAGAAAAACCAACTGTTTTACTACAAGTTATCCAATAG
- a CDS encoding purine-nucleoside phosphorylase gives MERVFQKVQEATHFIQRKIGQPISIGVILGSGLGEMADEVKEATIIPYEEIPHFPISTVEGHAGQLVIGQFQGKQVLMMQGRFHYYEGYSMQEVTFPVRVMKALGIETLIVTNACGGMNASFRPGDLMLIMDHLNMTGTNPLIGPNIEAFGPRFPDMSKAYAISLREVAKQVAIKQGITLQEGVYAGITGPSYMTGAELVMLRNLGADAVGMSTVPEVIVAGHMNMRVLGISCITDMAIGEELEPLTHEQVVEVANKTKPTFIALVTDIIAQIPNE, from the coding sequence GTGGAACGTGTATTTCAAAAAGTACAAGAAGCAACACATTTTATCCAAAGAAAAATTGGGCAACCGATAAGCATTGGGGTTATTTTAGGTTCTGGATTAGGGGAGATGGCAGATGAAGTAAAGGAAGCTACCATTATTCCTTATGAAGAGATTCCCCATTTTCCAATTTCGACAGTGGAAGGACATGCAGGACAATTAGTAATTGGACAATTTCAAGGGAAACAAGTATTAATGATGCAAGGTCGTTTTCATTATTATGAAGGGTATTCGATGCAAGAAGTAACGTTTCCGGTACGCGTGATGAAAGCATTAGGAATTGAAACCTTAATCGTTACGAATGCTTGCGGGGGAATGAATGCATCTTTTCGTCCTGGTGACTTAATGTTGATTATGGACCATTTAAATATGACGGGTACCAATCCGCTAATTGGACCAAACATAGAAGCTTTTGGCCCAAGGTTTCCAGATATGAGCAAAGCGTATGCTATTTCATTACGGGAAGTAGCAAAACAAGTGGCGATCAAACAAGGAATCACTCTTCAAGAAGGTGTGTACGCCGGAATTACAGGACCAAGTTATATGACAGGTGCTGAACTTGTCATGCTTCGAAATCTTGGGGCAGATGCGGTCGGCATGTCTACTGTTCCAGAAGTGATTGTTGCAGGTCATATGAATATGCGCGTTTTAGGTATTTCTTGTATTACGGACATGGCCATTGGAGAAGAATTAGAGCCGTTAACGCACGAGCAAGTGGTAGAAGTAGCAAACAAAACGAAACCAACGTTTATTGCACTTGTCACAGATATCATCGCTCAAATTCCGAATGAGTAA
- a CDS encoding purine-nucleoside phosphorylase → MKKKIKEATQFLQEKGKIQPKIGIILGSGLGGLVEEVTSCKVIPYEQIPHFPVSTVEGHGGNMIIGYLHDIPVIMMQGRFHYYEGYSMQEITFPVRVMKALGIESLLVTNAAGGINESFVPGDLMIINDHIQAMGSNPLIGGNDEQLGARFPDMSRVYKESYRTMAKEVAKRLGISIKEGVYIAVTGPSYETPAEIRMFRTLGADAVGMSTVPEVIVAGHTKLPVLGISCITNLAAGVSTHTLSHKEVIETTERVKETFQTLAKEVVVEMVRKGE, encoded by the coding sequence ATGAAGAAAAAAATAAAAGAAGCGACCCAATTTTTACAAGAAAAAGGGAAGATACAGCCGAAAATAGGTATCATTTTAGGCTCTGGATTAGGTGGATTAGTAGAGGAAGTAACATCATGTAAAGTAATTCCATATGAACAAATTCCGCATTTTCCCGTTTCAACGGTAGAAGGACATGGAGGGAATATGATAATTGGGTATTTACATGACATTCCAGTTATTATGATGCAAGGTCGCTTTCATTATTATGAAGGATACTCGATGCAAGAAATTACATTTCCAGTGCGTGTAATGAAAGCATTAGGGATTGAGAGTTTGCTTGTAACAAATGCAGCTGGAGGGATAAATGAATCATTTGTACCTGGTGATCTAATGATTATTAACGATCATATTCAAGCGATGGGGTCGAATCCATTGATTGGGGGCAACGACGAACAATTAGGAGCTCGGTTTCCAGATATGAGCCGAGTATATAAAGAAAGTTATCGTACCATGGCGAAGGAAGTAGCAAAACGGTTAGGTATTTCAATCAAAGAAGGGGTATACATAGCAGTAACGGGACCAAGTTATGAAACACCTGCAGAAATTAGGATGTTTCGAACATTAGGAGCAGATGCAGTTGGGATGTCTACCGTTCCAGAAGTAATCGTTGCTGGTCATACGAAATTACCTGTTTTAGGAATATCGTGTATTACGAATTTAGCAGCTGGTGTTTCCACGCATACATTGTCACACAAAGAAGTCATCGAAACGACAGAGCGAGTGAAAGAGACATTTCAAACATTAGCGAAAGAAGTGGTAGTAGAAATGGTTAGAAAGGGTGAATAA